A window from Salvia miltiorrhiza cultivar Shanhuang (shh) chromosome 2, IMPLAD_Smil_shh, whole genome shotgun sequence encodes these proteins:
- the LOC131007665 gene encoding G-type lectin S-receptor-like serine/threonine-protein kinase At4g27290 isoform X2, translating to MALFFFITILCSLLHSIPFLSLTVGAVDDCTLFPNQTLVVRQTLISPNQVFEMGFFSPGKSSNRFMGIWYKSTPEVVVWVANRNHPITASQAPVFKISGNGSLVISSGKSIIWLANSSVVASNPVLQLLDSGNLVLADNTSYLWQSFDYPTDTMLPGMKMVDDVDAGVERYLTSWRSPDDPSPGEYVHRIQNRGLAEVVTLRGAIKRYRVGQWNGMYFCGGTPFPNSVYKPDLVFKQERLISMGEPFESSIPVRTTLDASGTLHRHTMNVRQGKWNHVIAFPQDTCDEYGSCGPNCICRSDRPIRCHCFKGFAPKFQKDWDLQDWSGGCTRTKLLNCDGGDGFQEIRGVKYPDMLRFWLNTTMSLGECKAECFKNCNCTAYANPFITNGDTGCLMWFGDLIDTKGLSAADSKQNMYVRVPISELDFNMSLEEKEKKNEWPIKLILISIASGVLVSAFINACVLMTGRKRPVEKNDDDLELPVIKMATIVQATNNFSAENMIGAGGFGSVYKGNMPSGEEIAVKRLSRTSHQGLEEFRNEVRVIAKLQHRNLVRLLGCCIEEEERMLVYEYLQNKSLDLFVFDDRRRTLLTWPKRYDIIMGIARGLLYLHHDSRLKIIHRDLKTNNILLDGNLTPKISDFGLARIFEEDQPLARTKRVVGTYGYMAPEYAIDGNFSVKSDIFSLGVVLLEIISGQKNRGYGDADHYLNLLGHAWLLWKENQILQLMDECLNDTFVESQVKRCMQVGLLCVQKFAEDRPNMSSVVSMLGTDGAVLPEPKEPAFFMERSFSPVSSCTSQRIESENGTISITDLEAR from the exons ATGGCGCTTTTCTTTTTCATTACAATCCTCTGCTCCCTGCTTCACTCCATCCCCTTTCTGAGTTTAACAGTTGGAGCAGTTGACGACTGCACTCTTTTTCCAAATCAAACCCTTGTTGTGAGGCAGACTTTGATATCTCCTAACCAAGTTTTTGAAATGGGTTTTTTCTCGCCTGGAAAATCTTCGAATAGATTCATGGGAATATGGTACAAGAGCACACCAGAAGTTGTAGTCTGGGTTGCAAACAGAAACCATCCCATCACTGCCTCACAAGCACCAGTTTTCAAGATTTCCGGAAATGGAAGTCTTGTGATTAGCAGTGGCAAAAGCATTATATGGCTGGCGAATTCATCAGTGGTGGCATCAAATCCAGTTTTACAGCTCCTTGATTCGGGAAATTTAGTTCTTGCAGATAACACGAGCTACCTATGGCAGAGTTTCGATTACCCAACTGACACCATGTTACCAGGAATGAAGATGGTGGATGATGTTGATGCTGGTGTTGAGAGGTATCTTACATCATGGAGAAGTCCGGACGATCCATCTCCTGGTGAATATGTTCACAGGATCCAAAATCGGGGCTTGGCTGAGGTGGTGACTTTAAGAGGGGCAATCAAAAGATACAGAGTGGGACAGTGGAATGGGATGTATTTTTGTGGTGGCACACCCTTTCCCAATTCCGTTTACAAACCAGATTTGGTTTTCAAGCAAGAGAGGTTGATATCCATGGGAGAACCCTTCGAGAGTTCAATTCCAGTAAGAACTACTTTGGATGCATCTGGTACACTCCATCGCCATACCATGAATGTGAGACAAGGCAAGTGGAATCATGTCATCGCTTTTCCTCAAGATACGTGCGATGAATATGGTAGCTGTGGCCCTAACTGTATCTGCAGATCTGACAGGCCAATTAGATGCCACTGTTTTAAAGGATTTGCTCCCAAGTTCCAAAAGGACTGGGACCTTCAAGATTGGTCGGGTGGATGTACTAGGACTAAACTACTGAATTGTGATGGTGGAGACGGATTTCAAGAGATTAGGGGAGTGAAGTATCCTGATATGTTGAGATTTTGGCTTAACACAACAATGAGCCTTGGTGAGTGCAAAGCTGAGTGCTTTAAAAACTGTAATTGTACTGCATATGCTAATCCGTTCATCACTAATGGAGACACTGGCTGCTTGATGTGGTTCGGTGATCTCATTGATACCAAAGGACTTTCTGCAGCAGATAGTAAGCAGAACATGTATGTCCGTGTGCCAATTTCTGAACTAG ATTTTAACATGAGTTTggaagagaaggagaagaagaatgaATGGCCTATCAAGTTGATACTCATATCAATTGCTTCTGGTGTTCTCGTCTCAGCCTTTATTAATGCATGTGTTTTAATGACAGGACGAAAGAGGCCAG TAGAAAAGAATGATGATGACTTAGAATTACCTGTGATCAAAATGGCGACTATTGTGCAAGCCACAAATAATTTCTCAGCGGAAAACATGATTGGAGCTGGAGGTTTTGGTAGTGTTTACAAG GGAAACATGCCATCGGGAGAAGAAATTGCAGTCAAAAGATTGTCGAGAACCTCACACCAGGGTCTCGAAGAGTTCAGAAATGAAGTTAGGGTGATTGCAAAACTTCAACATAGAAACCTTGTAAGACTTTTGGGATGTTGCATTGAAGAAGAGGAAAGGATGCTAGTCTATGAATACCTGCAGAATAAAAGCCTTGACCTTTTTGTTTTTG ATGACAGAAGGAGAACACTTTTGACATGGCCTAAGCGCTATGATATTATCATGGGAATTGCAAGGGGACTGCTATATCTCCATCACGATTCCAGATTAAAGATTATTCATAGGGATCTCaaaacaaacaatattttaCTAGATGGAAATTTAACTccaaaaatttcagatttcGGCTTAGCACGAATTTTTGAAGAGGATCAACCTCTTGCTAGAACAAAAAGAGTAGTTGGGACATA TGGATATATGGCTCCAGAATATGCTATTGATGGGAACTTCTCGGTGAAATCTGACATCTTTAGTCTTGGAGTGGTTTTGCTGGAGATTATCAGTGGACAGAAGAACAGAGGATATGGAGACGCCGATCACTATCTTAACCTCTTGGGCCAT GCATGGTTGCTATGGAAAGAAAACCAGATTCTGCAGTTGATGGATGAATGTTTGAATGATACATTTGTGGAGTCTCAAGTGAAGAGATGCATGCAAGTAGGGTTATTATGCGTTCAGAAATTTGCAGAAGATAGGCCAAACATGTCATCAGTGGTTTCAATGTTAGGAACTGATGGAGCAGTTTTGCCCGAACCAAAAGAACCTGCATTTTTTATGGAGAGAAGTTTCAGCCCAGTGAGCAGTTGTACATCCCAACGTATTGAATCGGAGAATGGAACTATCAGCATTACTGACTTGGAGGCCAGATGA
- the LOC131007665 gene encoding G-type lectin S-receptor-like serine/threonine-protein kinase At4g27290 isoform X1 has translation MALFFFITILCSLLHSIPFLSLTVGAVDDCTLFPNQTLVVRQTLISPNQVFEMGFFSPGKSSNRFMGIWYKSTPEVVVWVANRNHPITASQAPVFKISGNGSLVISSGKSIIWLANSSVVASNPVLQLLDSGNLVLADNTSYLWQSFDYPTDTMLPGMKMVDDVDAGVERYLTSWRSPDDPSPGEYVHRIQNRGLAEVVTLRGAIKRYRVGQWNGMYFCGGTPFPNSVYKPDLVFKQERLISMGEPFESSIPVRTTLDASGTLHRHTMNVRQGKWNHVIAFPQDTCDEYGSCGPNCICRSDRPIRCHCFKGFAPKFQKDWDLQDWSGGCTRTKLLNCDGGDGFQEIRGVKYPDMLRFWLNTTMSLGECKAECFKNCNCTAYANPFITNGDTGCLMWFGDLIDTKGLSAADSKQNMYVRVPISELDFNMSLEEKEKKNEWPIKLILISIASGVLVSAFINACVLMTGRKRPAVEKNDDDLELPVIKMATIVQATNNFSAENMIGAGGFGSVYKGNMPSGEEIAVKRLSRTSHQGLEEFRNEVRVIAKLQHRNLVRLLGCCIEEEERMLVYEYLQNKSLDLFVFDDRRRTLLTWPKRYDIIMGIARGLLYLHHDSRLKIIHRDLKTNNILLDGNLTPKISDFGLARIFEEDQPLARTKRVVGTYGYMAPEYAIDGNFSVKSDIFSLGVVLLEIISGQKNRGYGDADHYLNLLGHAWLLWKENQILQLMDECLNDTFVESQVKRCMQVGLLCVQKFAEDRPNMSSVVSMLGTDGAVLPEPKEPAFFMERSFSPVSSCTSQRIESENGTISITDLEAR, from the exons ATGGCGCTTTTCTTTTTCATTACAATCCTCTGCTCCCTGCTTCACTCCATCCCCTTTCTGAGTTTAACAGTTGGAGCAGTTGACGACTGCACTCTTTTTCCAAATCAAACCCTTGTTGTGAGGCAGACTTTGATATCTCCTAACCAAGTTTTTGAAATGGGTTTTTTCTCGCCTGGAAAATCTTCGAATAGATTCATGGGAATATGGTACAAGAGCACACCAGAAGTTGTAGTCTGGGTTGCAAACAGAAACCATCCCATCACTGCCTCACAAGCACCAGTTTTCAAGATTTCCGGAAATGGAAGTCTTGTGATTAGCAGTGGCAAAAGCATTATATGGCTGGCGAATTCATCAGTGGTGGCATCAAATCCAGTTTTACAGCTCCTTGATTCGGGAAATTTAGTTCTTGCAGATAACACGAGCTACCTATGGCAGAGTTTCGATTACCCAACTGACACCATGTTACCAGGAATGAAGATGGTGGATGATGTTGATGCTGGTGTTGAGAGGTATCTTACATCATGGAGAAGTCCGGACGATCCATCTCCTGGTGAATATGTTCACAGGATCCAAAATCGGGGCTTGGCTGAGGTGGTGACTTTAAGAGGGGCAATCAAAAGATACAGAGTGGGACAGTGGAATGGGATGTATTTTTGTGGTGGCACACCCTTTCCCAATTCCGTTTACAAACCAGATTTGGTTTTCAAGCAAGAGAGGTTGATATCCATGGGAGAACCCTTCGAGAGTTCAATTCCAGTAAGAACTACTTTGGATGCATCTGGTACACTCCATCGCCATACCATGAATGTGAGACAAGGCAAGTGGAATCATGTCATCGCTTTTCCTCAAGATACGTGCGATGAATATGGTAGCTGTGGCCCTAACTGTATCTGCAGATCTGACAGGCCAATTAGATGCCACTGTTTTAAAGGATTTGCTCCCAAGTTCCAAAAGGACTGGGACCTTCAAGATTGGTCGGGTGGATGTACTAGGACTAAACTACTGAATTGTGATGGTGGAGACGGATTTCAAGAGATTAGGGGAGTGAAGTATCCTGATATGTTGAGATTTTGGCTTAACACAACAATGAGCCTTGGTGAGTGCAAAGCTGAGTGCTTTAAAAACTGTAATTGTACTGCATATGCTAATCCGTTCATCACTAATGGAGACACTGGCTGCTTGATGTGGTTCGGTGATCTCATTGATACCAAAGGACTTTCTGCAGCAGATAGTAAGCAGAACATGTATGTCCGTGTGCCAATTTCTGAACTAG ATTTTAACATGAGTTTggaagagaaggagaagaagaatgaATGGCCTATCAAGTTGATACTCATATCAATTGCTTCTGGTGTTCTCGTCTCAGCCTTTATTAATGCATGTGTTTTAATGACAGGACGAAAGAGGCCAG CAGTAGAAAAGAATGATGATGACTTAGAATTACCTGTGATCAAAATGGCGACTATTGTGCAAGCCACAAATAATTTCTCAGCGGAAAACATGATTGGAGCTGGAGGTTTTGGTAGTGTTTACAAG GGAAACATGCCATCGGGAGAAGAAATTGCAGTCAAAAGATTGTCGAGAACCTCACACCAGGGTCTCGAAGAGTTCAGAAATGAAGTTAGGGTGATTGCAAAACTTCAACATAGAAACCTTGTAAGACTTTTGGGATGTTGCATTGAAGAAGAGGAAAGGATGCTAGTCTATGAATACCTGCAGAATAAAAGCCTTGACCTTTTTGTTTTTG ATGACAGAAGGAGAACACTTTTGACATGGCCTAAGCGCTATGATATTATCATGGGAATTGCAAGGGGACTGCTATATCTCCATCACGATTCCAGATTAAAGATTATTCATAGGGATCTCaaaacaaacaatattttaCTAGATGGAAATTTAACTccaaaaatttcagatttcGGCTTAGCACGAATTTTTGAAGAGGATCAACCTCTTGCTAGAACAAAAAGAGTAGTTGGGACATA TGGATATATGGCTCCAGAATATGCTATTGATGGGAACTTCTCGGTGAAATCTGACATCTTTAGTCTTGGAGTGGTTTTGCTGGAGATTATCAGTGGACAGAAGAACAGAGGATATGGAGACGCCGATCACTATCTTAACCTCTTGGGCCAT GCATGGTTGCTATGGAAAGAAAACCAGATTCTGCAGTTGATGGATGAATGTTTGAATGATACATTTGTGGAGTCTCAAGTGAAGAGATGCATGCAAGTAGGGTTATTATGCGTTCAGAAATTTGCAGAAGATAGGCCAAACATGTCATCAGTGGTTTCAATGTTAGGAACTGATGGAGCAGTTTTGCCCGAACCAAAAGAACCTGCATTTTTTATGGAGAGAAGTTTCAGCCCAGTGAGCAGTTGTACATCCCAACGTATTGAATCGGAGAATGGAACTATCAGCATTACTGACTTGGAGGCCAGATGA
- the LOC131007665 gene encoding G-type lectin S-receptor-like serine/threonine-protein kinase At4g27290 isoform X3, whose translation MALFFFITILCSLLHSIPFLSLTVGAVDDCTLFPNQTLVVRQTLISPNQVFEMGFFSPGKSSNRFMGIWYKSTPEVVVWVANRNHPITASQAPVFKISGNGSLVISSGKSIIWLANSSVVASNPVLQLLDSGNLVLADNTSYLWQSFDYPTDTMLPGMKMVDDVDAGVERYLTSWRSPDDPSPGEYVHRIQNRGLAEVVTLRGAIKRYRVGQWNGMYFCGGTPFPNSVYKPDLVFKQERLISMGEPFESSIPVRTTLDASGTLHRHTMNVRQGKWNHVIAFPQDTCDEYGSCGPNCICRSDRPIRCHCFKGFAPKFQKDWDLQDWSGGCTRTKLLNCDGGDGFQEIRGVKYPDMLRFWLNTTMSLGLSAADSKQNMYVRVPISELDFNMSLEEKEKKNEWPIKLILISIASGVLVSAFINACVLMTGRKRPAVEKNDDDLELPVIKMATIVQATNNFSAENMIGAGGFGSVYKGNMPSGEEIAVKRLSRTSHQGLEEFRNEVRVIAKLQHRNLVRLLGCCIEEEERMLVYEYLQNKSLDLFVFDDRRRTLLTWPKRYDIIMGIARGLLYLHHDSRLKIIHRDLKTNNILLDGNLTPKISDFGLARIFEEDQPLARTKRVVGTYGYMAPEYAIDGNFSVKSDIFSLGVVLLEIISGQKNRGYGDADHYLNLLGHAWLLWKENQILQLMDECLNDTFVESQVKRCMQVGLLCVQKFAEDRPNMSSVVSMLGTDGAVLPEPKEPAFFMERSFSPVSSCTSQRIESENGTISITDLEAR comes from the exons ATGGCGCTTTTCTTTTTCATTACAATCCTCTGCTCCCTGCTTCACTCCATCCCCTTTCTGAGTTTAACAGTTGGAGCAGTTGACGACTGCACTCTTTTTCCAAATCAAACCCTTGTTGTGAGGCAGACTTTGATATCTCCTAACCAAGTTTTTGAAATGGGTTTTTTCTCGCCTGGAAAATCTTCGAATAGATTCATGGGAATATGGTACAAGAGCACACCAGAAGTTGTAGTCTGGGTTGCAAACAGAAACCATCCCATCACTGCCTCACAAGCACCAGTTTTCAAGATTTCCGGAAATGGAAGTCTTGTGATTAGCAGTGGCAAAAGCATTATATGGCTGGCGAATTCATCAGTGGTGGCATCAAATCCAGTTTTACAGCTCCTTGATTCGGGAAATTTAGTTCTTGCAGATAACACGAGCTACCTATGGCAGAGTTTCGATTACCCAACTGACACCATGTTACCAGGAATGAAGATGGTGGATGATGTTGATGCTGGTGTTGAGAGGTATCTTACATCATGGAGAAGTCCGGACGATCCATCTCCTGGTGAATATGTTCACAGGATCCAAAATCGGGGCTTGGCTGAGGTGGTGACTTTAAGAGGGGCAATCAAAAGATACAGAGTGGGACAGTGGAATGGGATGTATTTTTGTGGTGGCACACCCTTTCCCAATTCCGTTTACAAACCAGATTTGGTTTTCAAGCAAGAGAGGTTGATATCCATGGGAGAACCCTTCGAGAGTTCAATTCCAGTAAGAACTACTTTGGATGCATCTGGTACACTCCATCGCCATACCATGAATGTGAGACAAGGCAAGTGGAATCATGTCATCGCTTTTCCTCAAGATACGTGCGATGAATATGGTAGCTGTGGCCCTAACTGTATCTGCAGATCTGACAGGCCAATTAGATGCCACTGTTTTAAAGGATTTGCTCCCAAGTTCCAAAAGGACTGGGACCTTCAAGATTGGTCGGGTGGATGTACTAGGACTAAACTACTGAATTGTGATGGTGGAGACGGATTTCAAGAGATTAGGGGAGTGAAGTATCCTGATATGTTGAGATTTTGGCTTAACACAACAATGAGCCTTG GACTTTCTGCAGCAGATAGTAAGCAGAACATGTATGTCCGTGTGCCAATTTCTGAACTAG ATTTTAACATGAGTTTggaagagaaggagaagaagaatgaATGGCCTATCAAGTTGATACTCATATCAATTGCTTCTGGTGTTCTCGTCTCAGCCTTTATTAATGCATGTGTTTTAATGACAGGACGAAAGAGGCCAG CAGTAGAAAAGAATGATGATGACTTAGAATTACCTGTGATCAAAATGGCGACTATTGTGCAAGCCACAAATAATTTCTCAGCGGAAAACATGATTGGAGCTGGAGGTTTTGGTAGTGTTTACAAG GGAAACATGCCATCGGGAGAAGAAATTGCAGTCAAAAGATTGTCGAGAACCTCACACCAGGGTCTCGAAGAGTTCAGAAATGAAGTTAGGGTGATTGCAAAACTTCAACATAGAAACCTTGTAAGACTTTTGGGATGTTGCATTGAAGAAGAGGAAAGGATGCTAGTCTATGAATACCTGCAGAATAAAAGCCTTGACCTTTTTGTTTTTG ATGACAGAAGGAGAACACTTTTGACATGGCCTAAGCGCTATGATATTATCATGGGAATTGCAAGGGGACTGCTATATCTCCATCACGATTCCAGATTAAAGATTATTCATAGGGATCTCaaaacaaacaatattttaCTAGATGGAAATTTAACTccaaaaatttcagatttcGGCTTAGCACGAATTTTTGAAGAGGATCAACCTCTTGCTAGAACAAAAAGAGTAGTTGGGACATA TGGATATATGGCTCCAGAATATGCTATTGATGGGAACTTCTCGGTGAAATCTGACATCTTTAGTCTTGGAGTGGTTTTGCTGGAGATTATCAGTGGACAGAAGAACAGAGGATATGGAGACGCCGATCACTATCTTAACCTCTTGGGCCAT GCATGGTTGCTATGGAAAGAAAACCAGATTCTGCAGTTGATGGATGAATGTTTGAATGATACATTTGTGGAGTCTCAAGTGAAGAGATGCATGCAAGTAGGGTTATTATGCGTTCAGAAATTTGCAGAAGATAGGCCAAACATGTCATCAGTGGTTTCAATGTTAGGAACTGATGGAGCAGTTTTGCCCGAACCAAAAGAACCTGCATTTTTTATGGAGAGAAGTTTCAGCCCAGTGAGCAGTTGTACATCCCAACGTATTGAATCGGAGAATGGAACTATCAGCATTACTGACTTGGAGGCCAGATGA